The following are encoded together in the Dasypus novemcinctus isolate mDasNov1 unplaced genomic scaffold, mDasNov1.1.hap2 scaffold_420, whole genome shotgun sequence genome:
- the LOC131277813 gene encoding ral guanine nucleotide dissociation stimulator-like has protein sequence MRQLLGQTLLGGGHEGLGREDGPCPLRTPPVLKLLLTLCTLLGTWMDQYWEDFLQPPDSPCLQLLAAHAQEHLPGSGLQRHTALLLAQMRHLEPTEAEPEGPEPESAPSPPGLPASEVAPAPAMQIEPDAFRAVVPAPKLQVAPAPPQLPPTEMGPVPSLEHDHPTRSAGAPAQEPRAAAAPSGAGAAEPGASLAPPASPPLHGLALPALEGEPAPPAAEAPAFKLEDASGPPPLPPVEGVPVPPTEAELVPSAGAAPSAPPVGEREAVPLPPPVPPAQVAPVPTLELQPVQAPSRATALEGKARLAAAPEPRPELSSAAGQAAPPQPSCPWPGPCGDGLREQKPALLAFRPKLVAEQLSLMDAELFKKVVPYHCLGSIWSQRHQKGKEHMAPTVRAVISQFNRVADCVKATCLGDRSMKATDRARVVEHWIEVARECLSLRNFSSGHAILSALERHVIGHQKRTWAEVSRDSFCLFQTLSEIFSTESDSSEDSELISQEGNPEFATLDANPNRAQKQQQREGGAIQGTVPWLGTFLTRFSLVDSAMQEYLDGTMVNFEKRRKEYQLVAELQQLQARCCYDCLVPDGRFGAWFKAVEQLGQDRATRTSRKHRDSRPRYKRHVGDHCFVRVALAEDSGHKVQSILVTDQDRAPAVIRKALEEHELAGEQPADYQLVQIISGDGTLQIPDGANVYYAMAPSPDYRFLLLRKTMPLDAEVKERALSALRGSRQKGPRFRKGKL, from the exons ATGAGGCAGCTCCTCGGGCAGACGCTCCTGGGTGGGGGCCACGAGGGCCTGGGGCGGGAGGACGGGCCCTGCCCCCTCCGCACTCCCCCAGTGCTGAagctcctact caccctctGCACCTTGCTGGGCACCTGGATGGACCAGTACTGGGAGGACTTCCTGCAGCCTCCagactctccctgcctccagctgctGGCGGCCCACGCCCAGGAGCACCTGCCGGGCTCTGGCCTGCAGCGCCACACTGCACTTCTGCTTGCACAGATGAGACACCTGGAGCCCACGGAGGCAGAGCCGGAGG GTCCAGAGCCAGAGTCGGCTCCATCACCACCCGGACTGCCAGCTAGCGAGGTGGCGCCAGCACCTGCCATGCAAATAGAGCCTGACGCATTCCGCGCCGTGGTGCCAGCTCCTAAGCTGCAGGTGGCTCCAGCACCACCACAGCTGCCCCCCACAGAGATGGGGCCCGTGCCCTCCCTGGAGCATGACCATCCAACCCGGTCAGCCGGAGCACCTGCTCAGGAGCCACGGGCAGCTGCAGCACCATCAGGAGCAGGAGCTGCAGAGCCGGGGGCAAGTCTAGCTCCACCTGCCTCGCCGCCGCTCCACGGATTGGCACTGCCCGCTCTCGAGGGAGagcctgctcctccagcagcagAAGCTCCCGCTTTCAAGCTGGAAGATGCCTCGGGgccacctccactgccacctGTGGAGGGAGTGCCAGTGCCCCCTACGGAGGCAGAGCTGGTCCCTTCTGCAGGGGCAGCCCCATCCGCACCACCAGTTGGTGAGAGGGAGGCGGTCCCACTGCCACCTCCAGTGCCGCCTGCACAGGTCGCTCCAGTGCCCACTCTGGAGCTCCAGCCGGTTCAGGCACCTTCAAGAGCAACAGCTCTCGAGGGGAAGGCAAGGCTGGCAGCAGCACCTGAGCCACGGCCAGAGCTCAGCTCAGCAGCAGGGCAGGCTGCCCCCCCACAGCCTTCCTGCCCCTGGCCCGGGCCCTGTGGGGACGGTCTGCGTGAGCAGAAGCCTGCGCTCCTGGCTTTCCGTCCCAagctggtggcagagcagctGTCACTCATGGATGCG gagctgttcaagaAGGTTGTGCCCTACCACTGCCTGGGCTCCATCTGGTCCCAGCGCCACCAGAAGGGCAAGGAGCACATGGCACCCACCGTGCGCGCCGTCATCAGTCAGTTCAACCGAGTGGCCGACTGCGTCAAGGCCACCTGCCTCGGGGACCGCAGCATGAAGGCCACAgacagggccagggtggtggagcactggatcGAGGTGGCCAGG gagTGCCTAAGCCTCCGCAACTTCTCCTCAGGCCACGCCATCCTCTCTGCTCTTGAAAGGCACGTGATTGGCCATCAGAAGAGGACATGGGCGGAAGTTTCCAG ggacagCTTCTGCCTCTTTCAGACACTGTCTGAGATTTTCTCCACTGAGAGCGACTCCTCCGAGGACAGTGAGCTGATCTCCCAG GAGGGGAACCCTGAGTTTGCCACCCTGGATGCAAACCCCAACAGagcccagaagcagcagcagagggagggg GGTGCCATCCAGGGCACTGTCCCATGGCTGGGGACATTCCTCACTCGGTTTTCGCTGGTGGACTCTGCCATGCAGGAGTATTTGGAT GGGACCATGGTGAATtttgagaaaaggaggaag GAATACCAGCTAGTGGCCGAGCTGCAGCAGCTGCAGGCGCGCTGCTGCTATGACTGCCTTGTGCCTGATGGGCGCTTTGGGGCCTGGTTTAAGGCCGTGGAGCAACTCGGCCAGGACAG GGCCACCCGGACCAGCCGAAAGCACCGTGACTCACGGCCGCGCTACAAACGGCACGTGGGCGACCACTGCTTCGTCCGTGTTGCCCTGGCCGAGGACAGTGGCCACAAGGTCCAGAGCATCCTG GTGACCGACCAAGACAGGGCTCCAGCCGTGATCcgcaaggccctggaagagcaCGAGCTGGCTGGGGAGCAGCCCGCGGACTACCAGCTGGTGCAGATCATCTCAGGAGATGGCA cgCTGCAGATTCCAGACGGCGCCAACGTGTATTACGCTATGGCACCCTCCCCCGATTATCGGTTTCTTCTCCTGAGGAAGACCATGCCCCTGGATGCTGAGGTCAAGGAGAGAGCTCTCTCAGCACTTCGGGGGAGTCGGCAGAAGGGACCCAGGTTCCGAAAGGGGAAACTGTAA